GTAATTCCTGCCTGAGTCGCGATTTCAACACAATCAGGGAATGGGAAAAACGCATCAGATGCCATTACCGCTCCTTGCAGATCAAAGCCAAAATGTTTCGCTTTTTCAATCGCCTGACGAAGCGCATCAATACGCGATGTCTGTCCTGTTCCGCTTGCGAAAAGCTGGTTTTCTTTGGCAAGAACAATCGTATTTGATTTTGTATGTTTACAAACTTTCAAAGCAAATTCCAGAGCAACCAATTCATTAGCTGTTGGCGCTTTTTCGGTTACAGTTGTCATTTGTTCCGCTGTTTCAGTTGCAAGATCTTTATCCTGTACCAACACACCGTTTAATATTGTTTTGAACATAATTCCTGGAAGTTCCACAGATTTACGCTTCAACAAGTTTCTGTTTTTCTTTGATTTCAACAATTCCAATGCGCCTTCTTCAAAATCAGGAGCGATCAGAATTTCCATGAAAAGTTTATTCAGTTCTTCTGCCGTAGCCAGATCAACCTTAACATTGGTGATCACAACACCGCCAAAAGCAGAATCCGGATCACAAGCCAAAGCGTTCAGATAAGCTTCTTTTGCAGTCGCAGCCGTAGCAACACCGCAGGCATTGGTATGTTTTATAATGGCGAATGTTGGATCTGAACCAGCGAATTCATCGATCAAACCGATACATGCGTCAACATCTACAAGATTGTTATAAGACAATTCTTTACCGTGAAGCTTGTCAAACATTTTATCAAGATCACCGTGGAACGCTGCACTTTGATGAGGATTTTCCCCGTAACGAAGTGTTTGTGACGGCAATTTTGTAAAGTTAAACAAGGCATCATCTGCGCTTGAATCTTTCGAAAGGAAATAATTATTGATCGCACCGTCATAGTGAGAGGAAACGCCAAAAGCCTCTCCCGCATACCAGCGACGATCTTCAAGATCCGTACTTGCAGATTTCTCCGTCAACAGTGTAACAACACTTTCATATTGCTTGCGCGAAGAAACGATCAGCGTATCCTTGTAATTTTTCGCAGTAGCACGAATCAGAGAAATACCTCCAATGTCTATTTTTTCAATAATATCTTCCTCTCCGGCACCCGAAGCAACGGTTTCTTCAAAAGGATATAAATCCACAACAACCATGTCGATTGCAGGAATATTATATTGAGCCGCCTGCGCTACATCTCCCTCATCATCACGACGATACAAAATTCCACCCATAATAGCAGGGTGCAAAGTTTTTACTCTTCCACCAAAAATGGATGGATAACCTGTAAGTTCTTCGGCTGCGGTAACCGGAATATTCAGATTTTCAATAAAAGTCTGGGTGCCACCTGTGGAATAAAGTTTTACACCATTTTCATGCAAAACACGAACAAGCGGTTCAAGACCGTCCTTATAGTATACAGAGATAATAGCGGATTGGATTTTTTTAGACATTGGTCAATATTTGACGGTAAACATTACAAGACTTGGGCAATCAAAAAACAAAACGCAAAGGTAATTTTTAATTGTTAATTGTTAAGGGTTAATTGTTAATGTGTGAGCATAATAATCCCAAGAAATATAATTATGCATAAAAAAATGATATTTTAATTAAATTAACCATCTCTCACACTCCTTTTACATTAACAATTTACCATTGACAATTAACCATTAAAAATATGAATCTTGACTTAACAGGAAAAACGGCCGTAGTTTGTGGCAGCACGCAGGGAATTGGATATGCATCAGCGGTTGAATTGGCACTTATGGGCGCTAATGTTACGCTTATGGCGAGAAATGAAGAAGCGCTGAGAGAGGCTGTTGAAACTTTGGACACTTCGTTAAATCAGCTGCACCGCTATATAGTAGCTGATTTTTCCGATAATGAAAATGTAAAATATGCGATTCAGGAATATTTAAGACTATGTCCGGACGTTCATATTCTGATCAATAATACCGGCGGACCATCTGGTGGACCGATTATCGATGCAGAAACGGATCAGTTTATCAAAACTTTCCAGATGCATGTTGTGAACTATCAGATCCTTGCGCAGGCTACTGTTCCGAGTATGAAAAAAGCGGGTTTTGGAAGAATTGTGAATATTATCAGTACTTCTGTTAAACAGCCGATTGTTGGACTTGGCGTTTCCAATACAATTCGCGGAGCGGTGTCGAGCTGGTCGAAAACAATGTCGCTTGAA
The nucleotide sequence above comes from Dyadobacter subterraneus. Encoded proteins:
- the purH gene encoding bifunctional phosphoribosylaminoimidazolecarboxamide formyltransferase/IMP cyclohydrolase, whose amino-acid sequence is MSKKIQSAIISVYYKDGLEPLVRVLHENGVKLYSTGGTQTFIENLNIPVTAAEELTGYPSIFGGRVKTLHPAIMGGILYRRDDEGDVAQAAQYNIPAIDMVVVDLYPFEETVASGAGEEDIIEKIDIGGISLIRATAKNYKDTLIVSSRKQYESVVTLLTEKSASTDLEDRRWYAGEAFGVSSHYDGAINNYFLSKDSSADDALFNFTKLPSQTLRYGENPHQSAAFHGDLDKMFDKLHGKELSYNNLVDVDACIGLIDEFAGSDPTFAIIKHTNACGVATAATAKEAYLNALACDPDSAFGGVVITNVKVDLATAEELNKLFMEILIAPDFEEGALELLKSKKNRNLLKRKSVELPGIMFKTILNGVLVQDKDLATETAEQMTTVTEKAPTANELVALEFALKVCKHTKSNTIVLAKENQLFASGTGQTSRIDALRQAIEKAKHFGFDLQGAVMASDAFFPFPDCVEIATQAGITAVVQPGGSIRDKDSVAYCNANGVAMVTTGIRHFKH
- a CDS encoding SDR family oxidoreductase gives rise to the protein MNLDLTGKTAVVCGSTQGIGYASAVELALMGANVTLMARNEEALREAVETLDTSLNQLHRYIVADFSDNENVKYAIQEYLRLCPDVHILINNTGGPSGGPIIDAETDQFIKTFQMHVVNYQILAQATVPSMKKAGFGRIVNIISTSVKQPIVGLGVSNTIRGAVSSWSKTMSLELGPFGITSNNVLPGFTKTARLNAVVGMRSETQGKSVQEISDQMESQIPIRRFSEASEVGAAVAFLCSPAAGSISGVNLPVDGGKTESM